The Anomaloglossus baeobatrachus isolate aAnoBae1 chromosome 5, aAnoBae1.hap1, whole genome shotgun sequence genome includes the window tacgtaaaacggacacctactgccgttactctataacacccgtggagcgtttgctggttacgcttaggtaagtttttttttttaattgtatcctcctgttaaattgacttttaactgtaatgtgtttgctattatttttttataattattgtctttcctttacagattccttgcaactggagagtcactttcgtcccttcactaccagtttcgactaggaatttccaccatctcgggaatcattagagacacttgccgagCCTTGTGGGATTGTCTACaggaggatttcatcccccagcccaccagggacagatggcttgcaattgccgaacaatactacaacatttgtcagtttccaaattgccttggctcagtggacggcaaacatataagaattgtgaaacctgcagcttcggggtctgaatactacaattataaaaagtatttctcaattgtcctaatggcaataacggatgcggactacaaatttatctcagtggacattggcgcatatgggagatcaaatgactctcaggtctttaaaatgtccccaatggggcggcgaatctatgggaatacttttgatttccctcctgcaagacctcttcctggcacatgtgagcccccaatgccctttgtttttgtggccgacgaagcctttcaactctcccaacatctattaaagtcatatgcaagccgtggattgacgcaaacacaaaaaatatataattaccgattatccagagccagaagaatggtggaatgctcctttgggatactaaccagcaaatggcgagtgttgttaacagcgattaatttaaacattgaaactgttgatgaaatagtgaaagcatgtgtggtactacacaattatgttttaacaaaggaacctttgtccttggatgaccagagtttggaatccacctctttgagtgactacaccagtcctggatttaggagtagtgttgcctgttcaacaatacgtgacaaatatgctgactattttgtgtccccagaaggtagagtagattggcaagatcaaatggtataagatttaTCTTTAGttttataagaaataaaaatagttaaaaataaataaaaaaatatcttgttaaccttggtaattttaatctttgaatatctttaaaaatttgtaatttttacaccgtcaaattttaacatgttatgtttttgtattaccttattattaactgaacttgcaaaataatattcctccccaaaaaaaaacaagaacaaataaatacatttcaactaaaatgttttattttttattacatacataaataaattataaattagtatatcttgggcttggggtggagatagtactggaggggctgacagatgggaacacacgcacagtgggagtatggagggtggaaagtggtgttggtggtggtggtggggaagtaacagaaggtgaaggtgtggttgagaaaccaagagggaaaccaggagatgggatgggatttggtaaggattgaggggtggagtggagggattgggagacagaagaggtggcgggtgaattagtggcttgagttggggtcatgatgggtgtggaaggcgagatgtggtagtgggtaggaagtgtaggggcagatgtggttgggagctggtactgggcagcaggctggtactggtcagcaggctggtactgggcagcaggctggtactgggcagcaggctggtactgggcagcagggggagtagggacaatggctggagggggggcaggtgctggaggaggggtgggtggaggtggttgggaggaaacctgcgccagagcctgctgtgtggcttgcattacatgcatctgctggtcaggagatagcttttccatgcgctcgagtacggcttgaaaaaaacaatgattgggtgatttacttgcatctaaatgcagcctgtccagacgcgtgcacaattcgtgtgtatttttatcCATAGAGGCCTTCATGAAGCTAAAACCAGAACTAGATTGTTCTGCTAATAatttaatggcgttctggaaggctgcatttagatgcaagaactcgggcgcatagctcctatcctgacccctatgacgctgacgcccagaacccaaaggtgttctactgagggcagcagtgtcagaggggtggggtaggggaaaagctatctcgtcaccagcagcttcaggtaatgaagtctcaccggaagctccagcgcaggtggatgggacagatgtagatgaaagggaaggttcagatgggtggggtctgtgcctgtgttccccagtggcggactgttcagggatcgctcctgacgggttcgatgcaggctcccgagtgctgcagacagtgctgttaaaaagaggaaaaacaaaacaataattaatttaattgctatacattggcactgactaaaaaaaaaggcaaaaaagatCAGACATAaactattatactttgtacatattgtggggaatatttaccttctgcacaccatagttgtccggaggaacgacaacgctctaaagtaacggtacttcgatctgcgtcctccggatccactcggggcctgcatctcttgattcaactcctttttgaagcgatccctgatagaccgccaccgcttctgaagtttgtcacctgaaagtggaaagcacaaagtggttagtatacaacacattacaacccgcagcataacctactgaactgtgaatacttacgcgctttcttCTGGGCCCGAGAATTGAGCTCCTCCCAACCTTctatcgctgcgtggcatacctcgtcccagagtcgacgggttacgatagtatcagcgtggcggcggtcagccatgttccacagcggctccctctctctaacttcatcgatgaggaggtcgatgttgatacatccggcctcctcaccgtcagaatcgggagcacgctgtgatgcctgttcaaaggaaaaaaaaagaaaaaaattagacagcaattcacacagacatgaaacaaaaaaaaaatgttattttcttacactatgaccaccgccacctcgacgacgaccctgggacggtcttggaggagctctatcgtgagccctagaagtggaagcctttagtgaagaaaaaaaaaaccattatttatttatgtgtttggtgtgctgtggtaatcaattcctgtatgaaacttacactatgaccgcccgctccgtgtatttctccacccctttcgTCCACTTCTggcagcacctcctgtga containing:
- the LOC142312731 gene encoding uncharacterized protein LOC142312731; protein product: MKDTNDHTEDGNVSEDNILIDIDCCSPTKLKLNQEALHIKEELVSPTSQAQSLSNSIKKESKLYKGSKMCTVADHTLQYYDPHIKEESVVFQGENFTGTEMSTIGHTQQYPSVHIKQESVSCLEVNSTETETYTQIDYLVPYTDECSGEDSDSPRAHGNSTATAKENNRRCYTKSYSITGQSKNTKVQCCGQRIFWSSHLLFHRVLSCPCVRLGEYSVPEVQCCGQRLLWSSQLLFHRVLSCRCVRLGEYSVPEVQCCGQRLLWSSQLLFHRVLSCPCVRLGEYSVPEVQCCGQRLLWSSQLLFHRVLSCPCVRLGEYSVPEASTSRAHDRAPPRPSQGRRRGGGGHSASQRAPDSDGEEAGCINIDLLIDEVREREPLWNMADRRHADTIVTRRLWDEVCHAAIEGWEELNSRAQKKARDKLQKRWRSIRDRFKKELNQEMQAPSGSGGRRSKYRYFRALSFLRTTMVCRSTVCSTREPASNPSGAIPEQSATGEHRHRPHPSEPSLSSTSVPSTCAGASGETSLPEAAGDEIAFPLPHPSDTAALSRTPLGSGRQRHRGQDRSYAPEFLHLNAAFQNAIKLLAEQSSSGFSFMKASMDKNTHELCTRLDRLHLDASKSPNHCFFQAVLERMEKLSPDQQMHVMQATQQALAQVSSQPPPPTPPPAPAPPPAIVPTPPAAQYQPAAQYQPAAQYQPADQYQPAAQYQLPTTSAPTLPTHYHISPSTPIMTPTQATNSPATSSVSQSLHSTPQSLPNPIPSPGFPLGFSTTPSPSVTSPPPPPTPLSTLHTPTVRVFPSVSPSSTISTPSPRYTNL